One window from the genome of Phalacrocorax aristotelis chromosome 20, bGulAri2.1, whole genome shotgun sequence encodes:
- the PTAFR gene encoding platelet-activating factor receptor has product MSGKDKSGAEGSAESYIPCQIDSEFRYKLFTIFYSIIFILGFVANCYVLWIFSRIYPTKKLNEIKIFMVNLTVADLLFLVTMPMWIIYYSNNGDWIMPEFLCNVAGCLFFVNTYSSVAFLMVITYNRYQAVTNPIKAAQFTTQRRGIYISAAIWIITVGSSLYYLFDKNTNQEEINPRNFTRCFERYKPSGSVSAVLAIHIIICVLFYIIFLFILGWNIIIIRTLFSKSVQPQKRAHVKQRALWMVCMVLGVFIISFVPHHIVDLPWTLTVLEQWKKENCHLRQLLNDAHQVTLCLLSMNCVLDPIIYCFLTKKFQKHLSENLKSMKGSRKCSRQTTDTGIEGTIHQEDAIRI; this is encoded by the coding sequence ATGTCTGGAAAGGATAAGAGTGGTGCTGAAGGCAGCGCTGAGTCCTACATTCCATGCCAAATAGACTCCGAGTTTCGCTACAAACTCTTCACCATTTTCTACAGCATCATTTTCATTCTGGGCTTTGTTGCCAACTGCTATGTGCTCTGGATTTTCAGCCGTATTTACCCCACCAAGAAACTCAATGAAATTAAGATATTCATGGTGAACCTGACAGTAGCTGACCTGCTCTTCTTGGTTACGATGCCAATGTGGATTATTTACTATAGCAACAATGGAGACTGGATCATGCCTGAGTTCCTCTGTAATGTGGctggttgtttattttttgttaacaCCTACTCTTCTGTTGCCTTTCTGATGGTCATCACATACAACCGTTACCAAGCCGTGACTAATCCCATTAAAGCTGCTCAGTTTACCACCCAGAGAAGGGGTATCTACATATCAGCAGCTATCTGGATCATAACAGTGGGCAGCTCCTTGTATTACCTTTTTGACAAAAATACTAATCAGGAGGAGATCAATCCAAGGAATTTCACGCGGTGCTTTGAGCGCTATAAGCCTTCTGGCAGTGTTTCAGCTGTTCTTGCCATTCATATAATCATCTGCGTCCTCTTctatataattttcctttttatactAGGCTGGAACATCATCATTATCAGGACCCTGTTCTCCAAATCAGTGCAGCCACAGAAGAGAGCTCACGTCAAGCAAAGGGCGCTCTGGATGGTTTGCATGGTGCTGGGTGTGTTCATCATAAGCTTTGTCCCTCATCACATAGTGGACCTGCCCTGGACCCTGACTGTTCTGGAGCagtggaagaaggaaaactgtCACTTGCGCCAACTCCTCAATGATGCTCACCAGGTGACTTTGTGCCTCTTGAGTATGAACTGTGTGTTGGACCCAATCATCTACTGCTTCCTCACCAAGAAGTTCCAGAAGCATCtttcagaaaacctgaaaagcaTGAAAGGGAGCCGCAAGTGCTCCAGGCAAACCACAGACACAGGGATTGAGGGCACCATTCACCAAGAGGATGCCATCAGGATCTAG